The genome window TGTATTCCTCTAAAAAAGTAGCGGTTTTCGGAGGAGGTAACGTAGCCATGGATGCGGCGAGAACCGCCCTCAGGATGGGGGCGGAAGAAGTTCACATTGTCTACAGACGAACAGAAGCCGAAATGCCTGCCCGTAAAGAGGAAGTTCTCCATGCCCGGGAGGAAGGGATCATATTTGATCTATTGACCAACCCTTCCCGAATCTTAGGGGATGAAAATGGAAGAGTCAGGGGCATTGAGTGCCTTAAGTATAAATTGGGAATACCAGATGAGTCGGGAAGAGCCCGTCCGGAGGTCATCGAGGGAAGTGAATTTCAGATGGAGATTGATACTTGCATTACCGCTTTGGGCAACAGCTCAAACCCATTGGTAACGGGAACCACTCCCGAACTGGAAGTCAATAAATGGGGAAATATCATTGTAGATGAAAATGGAATGACCTCAATGAAAGGTGTATTTGCGGGTGGAGATATTGTGCAGGGTGCCGCCACGGTCATACTGGCAATGGGAGATGGCAGGATTGCCGCCAGAGGAATTCATCAATATCTGTCAAATGAGGCTCAGCCTTTATGAGGCAGAAGTAAAACTCTCCAGAAGGGCCTGGTACAAATCTTTCAGCACCGGGCTCTTCCCATTGGGAATATAGACTTCAGCAAGAATATCGCTGCGTTCCTTTTGAATCCATCGAAACAGACGCGGACCGGCTTCTGAGTCAGAACCGGCGGCAGATGCTATTTGATAGAGCGCCCGGATTTCACTGGAATCCATAAAAAGGCGGACCTTCCCAACACAGATATTGAAAAACTTAGGCCTTTCCGTCTGCTCTATCCACAGCTTCGGAATATCAGAAACAGGATTCTTAACGACTGAATCACCAGGTGCATCCTCAGATGTGGTGGCTTCTTCAGTACGGGATTCCCTTTGAATACGGACTTTCCGATTATATTCCAGAACCTCAGCCTGTTGTCGTAAAAATACCAAATCCTGAGTCTCCAGATTTGTCATCAAAGACAGGATCTCTTCCTTAATTCTTTTATTCTCATCCATAACTTAAATATAGCTCAAATATCAGATATAATTGATGAGAACTTCTTTGAAATAGAGTTTTTCAAGGGTGTTTGCAATACTGATGATCAAGTTACGCCGGATTTCCAGAGCCACCGGCATATTGGGATCCTGGTGTGCTTCATTGATTCGGGTACCAACCATAAAATGAATCACATCTGAATTGATCATCTCTTTCACAATGCGTTCTGCAGGATCACCCTTCCCGCCAACGGGTTCTAACCTTTTTTCGAGGTACTCATGCACCCGACTCATGGTGATAATACCTTCGGTTACCAGATCGACCCCTTCCATGGTGGAACAGGGGGGAATTGTATCGGTCTGGCTTCCCAAATCCAAGGTGAGGTTCCGCCCCAGTTCCCGGGCAATAATGTTTGCCGTGGTTCCTCCGGAAATGATTGTCGTTCCATCAAAACCACTGATCATCCCGGCTAAATGTTTATCCCGTTCACGATCATAGGGAGGGCCGGTTGCAATCATCAACTGCCGGGGATTTCTGAAGTAGAGAGATCCGCAGGTTATATCATCCTTAGGAGAATAGACATCGTGTTTCAAACTTTCACGAACCAGGGCTTTTGAAAGCTGAGATGAGGAGTACTCCGGATGTGAGACAAGTGTCGTCAATAGAAACTGCCGGGCGCCCGCATCTCCCCATCCCAATGGAGTCTCTTTCATACCCAATCCCGACTGGGTCACACCATCGGAGAAAAAAACAAGCCGATCTCCGCTGACAGCCTGAAAGCTTGAGCAGCGGATGATATTCCGTTTTGTATTGACTGTCTTGAAGCTGAAGCTCTCAGATTCCGGTTCTTCGATTTGTCCATCCCGTATCAGGACAAAGTGGGGGTTGTCATATTCGGCAATCTGAACCAGACCATGTTCGTCAACATCCACAATCGTAAAGGTGGAATAGCTGATTTTCCGGATACTGCAAACGGGAAGAGTTCTGGATATGAGTTCCGCTGTTTTTAAGGGAGGCAGGTTGTTTTCGATAGACCGCAGAGCCATGGTCGCCGTGAGTGTTGAAAGGACATTGGCCCGGATACCGCTTCCAAGACCATCGGAGAGCACAGAGATAACCCTCTGCCTTCCCTGCGCCTTCTGAGTCAGAAAGGCATCCCCGGGAGCCGACTCACCCTTCTTCGTAATCTGAAAATATCCAACGTCAAAAAAAGTCTTAATCATCAGAGTCCCTGTTTGATTCAGAACTAAATGAGGTGATGATGGAGTTCAGCATGACTTCACTCTGAGCAGCATTCTCTCCCAATAGAAAGGCAATCTGCTGCACCGTGGAGATGCTGTTTTCCATAACCTTGCGGGCCTGTTTAATGACCTGATCTTTTTGAACCCAGGGAAGAGTGACATCTTGAAAAATAGCCCCCACGGCCTGATCCTTTTCGATGGTGAATACCGAACCTGTAAAAACCTTGTTCTCCAAATGAAATGTCTGATCGGTTAAGACTCCTTCTTCGGAGAGAACCCCCTGAAACAGGGATGTAAAAGGAAGTATCTTTGATAAAGAAGCCCCCTTCAAACCGGGTTTTGCCTCAAAAGCAGCCAGAGTCTCTTCACCAATCAATGTGGCAAAGGCTCTATTACACTGAATGATCTTCATCTCGGCATCCACAATGACTACACCGGAAGGCATGGATCTGATCAGAGCATCCGCCTTCTTTTCGGATAGTGTCCTGAGATAACTGACGCACATATCTTTCTCGGCCCGTCCATCCAGAAAGGCTCTGGCATAATCCCGGCAGGTCGAATATCCGCAGGCTCCACAATTTTTCTCGTCTCCACTATCGTATTTACCGATATTTCTCAGGGCTTTCCTGATTTCCAGTTCATCATGGGATACGACCTTCACTGCATTAATTTTCCGGTCGTACTGGATACTGGTGCAGGACTTATAGAGGGGGACCTGTTCTTTGCGGCTTGTGGCATAATCCATAAGGATTTTCTCTTTCACAGCTGTTCCCGAATGTTTAGCACAGCCCGGGCCATTGATGCACCCTCCTTCACAGGCCAAAAGCTCAAGGAACAGAGGTTCCTTCTGCCCCAGCACTTCTAGGTTGTTCAGGACTCCTCCCATGGAATGAACATTTGTAAAGCTCAGCATCTGATTATCCTTGAGGATGGTCTTCTGCAGCTTCAAACTGCGGATCATACCCCCTTCTAGTGGATATGAGGCTCCGTCATAGGAAAACTGAGGGACAAAACTCTCCTCATCACTACCGGATAACGAGGAGAGATCAATTTGATTCTGGGCAAACCAGCTTTTCAAATCATTGAAGGTTATAGCCGTATGCAGTAAGTCTTCTCTAAGATCGGCTTCTCTTTTTTTGGAAATGCAGGGACCGGCAAAAACAATAATACAATCCTCGCCATAGAGCTCCTTCAACATCTGACAGTGAGTGAGCAAAGGCGAAAGATGATCAATGATCGATGATGAATATTGGGGTTTATGCTTATGAATATACTCCACCATGGTGGGACAAGCGGACGAAATGAAAACGCCATGGTCTGCCTTCTGCAACACCGCATTGGTATGCCGGCTCACTTCCTGAGCCCCTATAGCCGTTTCAGAAACCGCCCAAAACCCCAGGTCCTTTATCGCCCGGATAAGAGTCTTTTCAGAAATACCGGGAAACTCCCCAGCAAAAGAGGGAGCCAAAGAAAGGATGACTTTTTCATGATCTTCCAAGGCCCGTTGGGCCCTGGGCAGATCATTACGTATCCGCTTTGCCCCGACAGGACACATGAGGTAACAATTCCCGCAGAGAATACAATCATCCACGAGAATTTTAGCATGGCCGTCTTCCACTTTTATGCTTTTCACCGGGCAATGACGGATGCATTTATAGCAATCCTGGCACTCTGTAATTTCTGTATAGATAGGGTTGAGTTTCATGATAGCAATTTTCCTGTTTATGAGTTGATATATGTTTCCACCAGATCGGCGATTTCAGAACTGTCTACACAGCTGAACATTGTGTCTCCCAGATAAAGGACGGGCCCTTTACTGCACTGTTCTTGACAGAGAGCTCCAGAAAGCTGTACGTCAATCCCCTCATACCCGCTGATGATCTCCTGAATAATTTTCAGGTTTTGATTATTTCCCCGGGAGAAACAGGAACTTCCCATGCAAATGGTGATTGTCTTTGGACT of Oceanispirochaeta crateris contains these proteins:
- a CDS encoding (2Fe-2S) ferredoxin domain-containing protein, which gives rise to MKSPKTITICMGSSCFSRGNNQNLKIIQEIISGYEGIDVQLSGALCQEQCSKGPVLYLGDTMFSCVDSSEIADLVETYINS
- a CDS encoding SpoIIE family protein phosphatase; its protein translation is MIKTFFDVGYFQITKKGESAPGDAFLTQKAQGRQRVISVLSDGLGSGIRANVLSTLTATMALRSIENNLPPLKTAELISRTLPVCSIRKISYSTFTIVDVDEHGLVQIAEYDNPHFVLIRDGQIEEPESESFSFKTVNTKRNIIRCSSFQAVSGDRLVFFSDGVTQSGLGMKETPLGWGDAGARQFLLTTLVSHPEYSSSQLSKALVRESLKHDVYSPKDDITCGSLYFRNPRQLMIATGPPYDRERDKHLAGMISGFDGTTIISGGTTANIIARELGRNLTLDLGSQTDTIPPCSTMEGVDLVTEGIITMSRVHEYLEKRLEPVGGKGDPAERIVKEMINSDVIHFMVGTRINEAHQDPNMPVALEIRRNLIISIANTLEKLYFKEVLINYI
- a CDS encoding [Fe-Fe] hydrogenase large subunit C-terminal domain-containing protein — translated: MKLNPIYTEITECQDCYKCIRHCPVKSIKVEDGHAKILVDDCILCGNCYLMCPVGAKRIRNDLPRAQRALEDHEKVILSLAPSFAGEFPGISEKTLIRAIKDLGFWAVSETAIGAQEVSRHTNAVLQKADHGVFISSACPTMVEYIHKHKPQYSSSIIDHLSPLLTHCQMLKELYGEDCIIVFAGPCISKKREADLREDLLHTAITFNDLKSWFAQNQIDLSSLSGSDEESFVPQFSYDGASYPLEGGMIRSLKLQKTILKDNQMLSFTNVHSMGGVLNNLEVLGQKEPLFLELLACEGGCINGPGCAKHSGTAVKEKILMDYATSRKEQVPLYKSCTSIQYDRKINAVKVVSHDELEIRKALRNIGKYDSGDEKNCGACGYSTCRDYARAFLDGRAEKDMCVSYLRTLSEKKADALIRSMPSGVVIVDAEMKIIQCNRAFATLIGEETLAAFEAKPGLKGASLSKILPFTSLFQGVLSEEGVLTDQTFHLENKVFTGSVFTIEKDQAVGAIFQDVTLPWVQKDQVIKQARKVMENSISTVQQIAFLLGENAAQSEVMLNSIITSFSSESNRDSDD